From Verrucomicrobiota bacterium JB022, one genomic window encodes:
- a CDS encoding pectate lyase, whose translation MLDPHSLRLPVFASLALLGAGGSMFGQATPQIPAFPGAEGAGREATGGRGGAVYEVTNLHDDGPGSLRAAVEAKGPRTIVFRVSGTIPLESNLRIREGDLTIAGQTAPGDGICLANYTLNVAADNVIIRFLRVRVGDRGGPEGASGRDALSVGGTDRVIIDHCTFSWSIDEAASAYFNTRFTLQWCIVSESLRESLHPKDAHGYGGIWGGQGTTFHHNLLAHHSSRNPRLNGSRGMPRTIDGTDFQREETDLRNNVIYNWTINSAYAGEPRSDGLPSRYNIVGNYYKAGPATPERTAARIFNPTPVDGYYSEFYVAGNITTASEQTTADNWRGMHVSKGETIPESARRAEPVPLPPIAAQSAEEAYAQVLAEAGAVFPTRDAVDARVVQEVRDGTYHFGDHGLIDSQEQVGGWPELRSAEAPADRDHDGMPDAWEEAHGLDPADPADRNLDRDGDGYTALEDYLNGLVAHLPSAQAR comes from the coding sequence ATGCTGGATCCCCATTCGCTTCGTTTACCAGTGTTTGCTTCGCTGGCCCTGCTCGGTGCAGGGGGCAGTATGTTTGGCCAGGCTACGCCGCAGATACCGGCCTTCCCCGGCGCGGAAGGAGCGGGCCGGGAGGCTACCGGAGGGCGGGGTGGGGCGGTCTATGAAGTCACGAACCTGCACGACGACGGGCCGGGCAGCCTGCGCGCGGCAGTCGAGGCCAAAGGGCCGCGCACGATCGTTTTTCGCGTCTCCGGCACCATCCCGCTGGAGTCGAACCTCCGGATCCGCGAGGGTGATTTGACCATCGCCGGCCAGACGGCCCCGGGCGACGGCATTTGCCTCGCCAATTACACCCTCAACGTCGCAGCCGACAACGTGATCATCCGCTTCCTGCGCGTGCGGGTGGGCGACCGGGGAGGGCCGGAAGGGGCGAGCGGCCGCGATGCGCTCTCCGTCGGCGGCACCGACCGTGTGATCATCGACCACTGCACCTTCTCGTGGTCCATCGACGAAGCGGCCAGCGCCTATTTCAACACCCGCTTTACCCTGCAATGGTGCATCGTTTCGGAAAGCCTGCGCGAGTCGCTGCACCCCAAGGACGCCCACGGCTATGGTGGTATCTGGGGCGGGCAGGGCACCACCTTTCACCATAATCTCCTGGCGCACCACTCATCGCGCAATCCCCGGCTCAACGGCAGCCGCGGTATGCCCCGCACGATCGACGGCACCGATTTCCAGCGTGAAGAGACGGACCTGCGCAACAACGTGATCTACAACTGGACGATCAACAGCGCCTACGCTGGCGAGCCCCGCAGCGACGGCCTGCCCTCGCGCTACAACATCGTGGGCAATTACTATAAAGCCGGGCCCGCCACGCCCGAGCGCACCGCCGCCCGCATCTTCAACCCCACCCCGGTCGACGGCTACTACAGCGAGTTCTACGTCGCCGGCAACATTACCACCGCCTCCGAGCAGACGACGGCCGACAACTGGCGCGGGATGCACGTGAGTAAAGGCGAAACCATCCCCGAAAGCGCCCGCCGGGCCGAGCCCGTACCGCTGCCGCCCATCGCTGCGCAGAGCGCGGAAGAGGCCTACGCCCAGGTGCTGGCCGAGGCGGGCGCCGTCTTCCCCACGCGCGATGCCGTCGACGCCCGGGTGGTGCAGGAAGTTCGCGACGGCACCTACCACTTTGGCGACCACGGCCTCATCGACTCGCAGGAGCAGGTGGGCGGCTGGCCGGAACTCCGCTCGGCCGAGGCCCCCGCAGATCGGGACCACGACGGGATGCCTGATGCCTGGGAGGAAGCCCACGGCCTCGACCCCGCCGATCCGGCGGACCGTAACCTCGACCGCGATGGCGACGGCTACACCGCGCTGGAGGACTACCTCAACGGTCTCGTGGCGCATTTGCCTTCAGCGCAAGCGAGGTGA